The Pseudorasbora parva isolate DD20220531a chromosome 16, ASM2467924v1, whole genome shotgun sequence genome includes a region encoding these proteins:
- the LOC137043420 gene encoding mucin-3A-like, with the protein MEKTKRKEEKAETVFSWIGYSLSALCIIKPNGPFANHNHSLTHSLTHSLTHSLTHSLTRSYTRSLAHSLTHSLTHTHTHTHTLIHSITRSYTRSYTHSLTHSHTHTHTHTHTHTHTHSLTHSLTHSLTRSYTHSLIHTHTHSLTHSHTHTLIHSHTRSLAHTLTRSYTHTHTHTLIHSHTRSYTRSYTHSLTRSLTRSYTRSLTHSHTHTLIHSYTHSLTHTHSLAHSHTHSLTHTHTLAHSHTHTLAHRLTHSLTHTLTHSHIHTHTLAHTLTHSLTHSLIDSLTHSLTHTHTRSHTHTHSHTRSYTHSHTRSCTHSLTHSLIHSLTRSFPHSLIHSLTHSLIDALAHSLIPSLAHTHTRSLTHSLTHSLSHTHTHTHTHTHTHTHTHTHTHTHTYTHTHTQKHFLQTSAYSISTCINFSSTVNSPKL; encoded by the exons ATGGAGAAGacgaaaagaaaagaagaaaaagctgAAACG GTTTTCTCATGGATTGGTTATTCTCTATCAGCTCTCTGCATTATCAAACCCAATGGCCCCTTTGCTAACCATaatcactcgctcactcactcactcactcactcactcactcactcactcactcactcactcactcgctcatacactcgctcactcgctcactcgctcactcactcactcactcacacacatacacacacacacacgctcatacactcaatcactcgctcatacactcgctcatacactcactcgctcactcactcacacacacacacacacacacacacacacacacacacacacacacactcactcactcactcactcacacactcgctcactcgctcatacactcactcgctcatacacacacacacacactcactcactcactcacacacacacacgctcatacactcacacactcgctcactcgctcatacactcactcgctcatacacacacacacacacacacacgctcatacactcacacactcgctcatacactcgctcatacactcactcactcactcgctcactcactcgctcatacactcgctcactcactcactcacacacacacacgctcatacactcatacactcactcgctcactcacacacactcactcgctcactcacacacacactcgctcactcacacacacacactcgctcactcacacacacacacactcgctcatagactcacacactcactcactcacacactcactcactcacacattcacactcacacactcgctcatacactcactcactcactcacacactcgctcatagactcactcactcactcactcactcacacacacactcgctcacacacacacacacactcacacactcgctcatacactcattcacacactcgctcatgcactcactcactcacacactcgctcatacactcactcactcgctcattccctcactcgctcatacactcactcacacactcgctcatagacgcactcgctcactcactcattccctcactcgctcatacacacactcgctcgctcactcactcactcactcactcactctctcacacacacacacacacacacacacacacacacacacacacacacacacacacacacacacacacacacacatacacacacacacacacacaaaaacactttCTGCAAACTTCTGCTTATAGCATCTCTACTTGTATTAATTTCTCCTCTACAGTGAACAGTCCAAAATTATAA